The following nucleotide sequence is from Chaetodon auriga isolate fChaAug3 chromosome 19, fChaAug3.hap1, whole genome shotgun sequence.
ccagtttaacacagtcagaaagacTAACCAACTGTTGAAGATGACTGACTAAGATATCATGGTCAATTGTATCAAGAGCTGTAGTTattatttctaataataaaTCATCTGCATCACATTTGTTGTAAGTAGTTTTATTTTATCGTTTATTATAATCTGTTTTAAAAGTCAATTAATTCATGAAtgacaatatttttatttacatgtgTTGGAGAGTGTGGGGTAAACTGGAGCACCCAGAGGAAACccacacagaggagacacacagagagcattTCGATTCTACACAAAAGAGAAGGTTTAGCCTTCTTCTATGACTTTCTTGCTGTGTGGCGACAGTACTAACCACTGCACCGCTGTGCTGGCCTTGATTTGTCTTTGCTCAGCAACATCAACTCAGTGGTTTTTCCAGACTTGGTCTTCCTGGAGAAGAAATGGGCGATCCTTTTGATGAACTTCTTCCGGCTTTTGACTTCAACAATGCTTGTGCTTTCTTcattgctgctgttgatgtCATCTGAACTATGATCAGCAGAGACTGGTGAAGCTGCCTCATTTGTGCCAAGTGCTTGCTCTTCAGTCCCAACAGCACTGGTGTCATTTAAGCCAGCTGTGGCTGGTGGTCCATTATTGGTGTCCGTTGCAGTTTCTTTATCAGATGAAATTTGGTCATCCACGTTGTTCTGTAGTGGATAGTCATTGATCGTGATGGTATTTCCATTCACACCTATCGCTTTGCTGGACGGTATATATTCCTCATCTTCAAATAATGGCTGCTCTAGCTGGCATTCCTGACAGGTCAGATGGGCTGATTTCACATAATCGTTGTCAGTATCATCATGAAAGTGTTTCATGGTGATAAAATCATGCTGTAAAGCCTTGCTGGGGGTGATTCTTTGTTGAGGATCCACCTCCAGCATGCGTTTGAGGAGGCTTATAAAGGCCCTTGTGTCCTTAAGCTCAGTGGCATCCATCGCTCTTGGGTGGGCTGTCACCATGTCATCAAGGCTTGTAAATGTGTTCCAATTGTCCAGTATTCTTGGTCGTATTCGTGCATTTGGCCTCCAGGAGTCTTGGTCCTTGCTAAAATAGTACATGGAATAAATCCCAGACTCCAGCAGATGGTTGCCAGGCTGACCCTGCATCTGCATGATGTATCTCATGGTGTCATATGCAGTCTGTGATGGATACAGATACCTGCCCAGATACAAGAAAGCCAATATGCAGCCAAGTGACCACATATCAATGGCCTCGTTTAATGGGAGGCCCAAAATTACCTCCGGAGCCCTGTATTTAACAACCTGAAAATCTTCACCAGTCCTTAATCTGGAAACTGGAAGGGCCAAACCAAAATCAATCAGCTTCAGCTTGAAGGGCTGCTCCTGATGATTAACCAGCATTATGTTGTCCAGCTTGATGTCTGTATGTACCATATGTATGCTCTTGAGGGCTTTCAGAGCCACTAACATCTGTTGTGAAATTACTCTAATCCCAGACAAACTCAGTGGCTCGAAATATCTCAGCTCCATCATTCTGAGAAAAGTCATGTCCAACATTTCAAATACAAGACAGGTATGTTCATCATGCACAAAATGCTCACTAAACCACACCAAGTTACTCTTGTTGGTGTCAAGCTCTTTGAGTCGGTAAAGCATGGACAGCTCGCCATCAATGTACGAGGTCAAATGTTTTGGCATGATCTTAATGGCCATCGTCTCCTTAGTTGCTAAGTTTTGACACAGGGCCACGTCTCCAAAGGCTCCATAGCCAATGAACTTCTTTATCTTGTATCTGCTTGACTCACTTGACAGAATGCTTTTTGCGTTAACACCACTCATCCTTGGCATGGATGATTTAGTTCCCATTATTTTGCCCATAGCCTTGCCCATAGTAAGTTAAATTACTTCCAATAtaatatgaaaatacatttagCCTTCACATTACCATTTACCAAACTGTTCTTTGGTACTGAATGATCATATATATGTTTGACAGTGACGTCATCAAAGCCATGGTCGGCTTTGATCTTTGATCTTGACTGACGTCACAATTACGTCACACATGGCAACGCACGTTTGAAAcatttggttgttgttgttgttgtttgaaaattcaGATGAATCACAAGTATAGAGTTCTGTTTTTTCGTTTAACCGATAACATAGAAAAGCAattcttctcttctcctgcGCAAATATCGGAAATTCTAAACGTGAAGCTGAAAAACGGGAAAAGGCGCTGGGATGTAATTATGTAATTATTGTTTACTGTCCATGAAATCCATTGATTatattatctatttattttattcatttatttttaaagagcAACGTAAGCTtaacaatgaaataaatatctGTCCAAAGACCGAAAGATCGAACGGGACCGAGTTACCTGGAGAATGACTGCTATTAGCGATACTAGAATTTGGTAAGCAATATTCTCAGTCAGTCTATCACCATCTGGCTTACAGGAAAAGGGTATTGTCTGATAGAATGATCTGaacattattatcattgttttgTTAATGCGGGTCACATTTACATGTTATGCGTCACATTTTCGTCCCCTTTTAATATGTTTCTGAGGGGGCGAGGGGAAAAGCAAATGTAGAGATAGAAGAATAAGATGTTATGAAAGGCACAAATGAACCAGGGGAGCTCATAGGCCTATAGGCTGAAGGTCTGACGGGTGCAAAATGAATTCCAAAAATCAGCACGCAAGACGCAAGACCAGCCAAAGAAGACATGACTCCCTGGGTTCAGATGAGGCGCAACCAGCGAAACATacatgttattttatttcatcGTCTAATTTTGTCTAGTAATGCCTGCCTGTCATAGAAATGTTTGGCTTCTCTTATTGTCTGATCCTTGAAAAATATTGCTCGCTTcgtatttttcctttcattgaCAGGATGATTCAGCATTCTGGATGTCTGGTcttaagatgaaaaaaaataaaaaataaaaaacaacaagctttaaaaatgtcacacttATTAGCATCGTCTGTTGTTGTGACACATAAGTTTATGTATGGAATTGGCCTTCTACGGAcatgcttttgtgtgtctgtatgctaCACCAAaggcaaatatatatatatagatagatagatagatagatagatagatagatagatagatagatagagattAGTGAGTAAAAACATACTTTTGAGTATGTCATGACATCATAAAATGATGAGGAAATACACTGTTATGCTGTGTAACACACTTACTGAAAATATACTACAAAGTATTTGATAGTAATTATCATAAAAGTGCACTtaaaattttaaatttaaattttcCTAAAAATACGCTTATACAAATTTATACAAATGTACTGGAAACATACTTTGCAATatttaaatatactttaagtatgtatatatatttttttccttgGTAGGTCATGATTACATCTACCATTACTACCATTATCAAAAAGAAATCATCCATTCTGAGGCAACAACTTCTTGAAAAATATGAATTGGATGGCTGAGAAAAGCAAATGTTAACTCACCATATAACTTAATatatttttgtgacatttacatgtgcattttttttattttattttatttttttcactttaatgatATACCATTGCAAGTTCACCCAATATTCAACACCAGCGAAATGTTTTCACATTGGCTTTGGTGTTGaacatattaaaacattttcattcattctgttaAATTAAACATACGTCAAAGTTAATAAACTgttcagattttatttatttatttatttatttatttatttatttactttgtttatttatttgtttatttattatcatATGTGTGCACGGACTGTGAAAAAAGACATAAATGGGTGTTTTAAACGATGCTCACCTGTCAGAGTTAACGATCACACTGCCAGaaactcttgctgtgtcttggtGGGGTGACTGGCCAGACTCCACGAATGACCCCGACCAATCACGgcacattttatttccatagttATCTTTTCCACAGGGAGCAGGCTCGGCTGTGTGGGCCgcatcaaacaggctactttaCTGTTTGATCTGGAATTTGTAATGAGCATATTCCTGCAGTTAGGACCGGAGATAATGTTTTGCCAGCTGCTCGCCGGGCTGATAAAAGGCTTCAGCGATTTCTCGCCAGCTCGTCTCTGCCTCAGGGTGTCTCTAGGTGTCTACTCACTCTGTTCTGTAGTTCACGATCGTCCACGATGGTGGTAATTTGACAAAATTGTCACAAAATCGGAATAGATTTTGTAATCTGAACCAGGCCCTCGACAATCTTCTTTATTCCTTTAAACACTTCTCATTAAAGATCACTTTAATAGCTTTAAAGCCTGCCTTATTGACAACCAATACCATTTCTTTATGTTTACATAAATAATTTTATTAACACATAAAACAATCTTATCTGATCGCATGTCAGAATGTAATGAATAAATTTGCAATCAACGTTATGTAAATGCTTAGATACAATACATGTACGCCCAGTGAGACATAACATAAATATTCTCTTGAACTACAGTGCTATTTCTCACTCTTAAGGGGCTGAATAAGAGAGCCATTTCAGTACTACCACAGCATGCAACACAGTATACAATTATAATGCTTAAGCAACTTCAAATCAGCAGTTTGCAATTTTACAAACAGTAAAACCCAACAAAACTTTTTAATCCAGGAAGCTAATAATTAAACCTgccattgcaaaaaaaaaaaattgttcaTCATATTATTTTGATACAAATAGAGCATAAATCATGTACAGTTTTCGGGCATTttgtcactttctctctgtagttctctacatttttcattttattcctcTTTGATCTCAATTATAATGCTTCATCTCTCCGTCTTGACTCACTTGTTCAGGTACTTTGCCACAGATTCGTAGGCACTGAGGATCTCTGAGTCATTTGGGCAAGTGTAACGAAACTCATCCTGTTTGTAGGCATTATCCAAGTAACGAGTCAGACCTTTGAGCTGGGTAGGGATGGCAAAGTCACGATACCTCTTACACACCACCTGGGGAAAGAGCGGTGTTCAATTTACATAGATTGCAACACGAatctatttaaaaaataataataacccTGATTAAATTTCTGTCAAGTGATGGAAAGAAGTGTGTATACACATGAACTCTGCTGACCTTGACAATGTTGAGTTTGGGAAGCAAGTTGCAGTCTGCCAAGGTGAGGGTGTCACCGTCCAAGTAGCGGCGTGAAGACTCAGTGGCGTTTGGGTTCTGGTCCAGCTCGTGAGGGAGAGGCGTCTCTAGGTACATGTTCAGCTTCACCAGAGTTGAAAGAAATTTCTTCTCTAGTGCTGAAAGAGTAACAGGTTTACCATGTGgctataaatacatatatatatttaacagAAATGGCTGtaaatttattttgaaatatgcCCTTACCATCATTTAAGTGAGGGTAGGGGTTCTTGATATATGCTGAGAATTTGTGGAAGATGTCTTCTCCAGCACCGTTGGACTGTTTGTATCGACAGCACAATTTGGGATacctgacattttatagaatAAAAATGTGAGCGTGTGGCAATGCAGTAATGAATTGacaaaaagtgtgtttttgaccATCAGCCTGTGTCTTTAAATGTCTCTAGGATGCAGTCTACTCACTCTGGTGGGGCTAGGTTCTCCTCCAGGAACTCCTCAATCTTGTTAGTGTCTGTTTTGACATCTTTGTTGTAGATGAGGAAGGGAGGCTGAGAGCCTGGAGCCAAAGCCTTCAGCACATCTGGTGCTCTGCAATGGATTCATGGTTATTAAATTCCTGTCTGACTTCTCTGTTCTGACTCCCTGTATCTTGCATGACTGTATTCAGAccctttcccctctctttcGCATGCATCCACGACACTGCTTCCtacctaaaaaaaataaataaataaaaaatgcctCACTTCATCCTTTCTGCCATCCTCAGTTCAGATAAAGCCAACTGTCACATTATTAATTATTGTCTAAGGATAGCAGCAGACAATGGGCAGCTTTGAGCTTCGCCGCCTGAAAAGCAGTCGATAGTCATAGTTGTACTTCCTCACTAACGTTCATAATACTACATAACTTGTAATTTCTCTtgactattattattattcctcaATATTGCTGTTCTAACATTCAAGTGTGGTGATGATGGAGAGCAGGAAGGGCTGGCTGGagcatttgtgtgtggttttccaGTTCCCCCATGTGCATGGGTGTTCTCAATGCGTGTCTGTTTCCTCCTAAACTCTAAATCAGTCTGAGTCTCAAAATTTATGGAAACAAAAATGTAGTCTCACCTCTTCATGTCCACAGTGGTGAGGGTAAAGTTGGCCCCTTTTAACCACAAAATCATGAAGAGCCTCTGACAGAAAGGACAGTTCCCCACACTCTCAGCATCACCACTGgcctgacagagagacagacagacagacggacattatgtcatagacacacacacttttcactgCTTGCCATCAGTGACCTACGTGCAACAGGCCAATATGTTTTTGAAATGGGACACTGgcatcagttcagttcaattcagcGCTTTACTGTCACACACTGCCGTGCCTTGTGCTTGTGCTGCTAATTCACTTTAAATTGCTTGTTGAGTTTCAAACAGCCTCGGGATATGTGCTGTTCCTGAGCAAGATGATCTACATTTGAAACACTGGAGGGGAGGGGTTTGAAGAGGGAGCTGTCAGGGAGAGAGGGCTCAGCTATCACCTTCTGCATCTTGTGTCTCATGCATGTGATATATAcggaggaaacagaggaaaggtcaCAGCCAGTGATCTTTTAGATGCTGCGTACCACTCTGACTGACCACGCTTGACTGAGGAGATGAGGactctctccacagcagctctgtaaagGGGCAGCATCACCTCCTCAGTCACACCCAGCGTTTCAGTTGGTGCAGAAAGCGAAGCCTTTTTTGGGCTTGTTGCTAGTGTTGATCACCCCCCTCAGATTGTGGCATACACTGTTGCAGAGAAATTGTCAACCCTCTCCAGTCACTGGTCATTGATgaccagcagagagagggaaaactcACCCCTCTGAAAGCCAGTTatcatttcttttgtcttgGCGACGTTTAAAAGCAGGTTGTTTGCCGTACACCTCTCCACTATGGCCCTCACCTCAGCCCTGTAGGCTCACTCATCAGCATTCCTATTCATGCTGCCACTGTTGTGTCACCTAcatattaaaaaatgaaaaatctgcacACATTCAGAATGGGATGTACAATCATTGTATATAGTGAGCACAGCAGAGGTGACAGAGCACAACCCTGAGAGGTCCCAGTGTTGATAGTCGTAGCCCACGACAACATGTTACTTATCTTAACCACCAGCTTCCTCTGCCAGGAAATCTAACCTCCAGTTGCATAGAAACTGATTTGTCACCAGTAACTGAGGTTGAAGCAGCGGGGCACAATAGTACTAAACACTGAACTACAATCAGAGCTGTAATGTATCTGAGCAAAGCAAGAATACCTGCACGGGTATTCTTGTCGagcctgctctgctctgctctgacagtCTAAACCAACCACTGAGGAATTTCAAATGGAGGGTTGAAGCTGCTTTACACCCAGATTAAGCAAGTATTTAAATTGTGTTCGGTGCCTCTGCTATATTATAGATTTTGTACTACAGCCTGATATTATTGAGTCATGTGTGGGAGTAAAGGCATTTTCTAAAGGGCAGGACACAGGTTTCCAAACTGGACAGGCCTCttttcagtttctgctgttctCCATACTGTAGCGGCTGAAAGGATTATAAAGATTATTTCAGATCAAGtttcacaataacaataacataaaataacaagagaaagatgaagtgaGATCAACCATGACATCAGTCCAGCACAAACCATACATGTAGAATCACCATGAGATGCTTTGCAACATACAGAATGATAATATTTGAGTCTTTGAGAGGGTTTTTTGTCACAATCACATTTTGACAAGCTGAAGTAGCAGTCCCAGACGTTATCAGCcgatgaatgaaagaaaggtAAGATTAAAATCTGAAGCTACTCATTTAGTTTTACATTAGTTAAAATAACTGCAAGCTTACTGCATGTTTGGTATGTTAATATTAAGACTGATTGGGAGTGATTTAACGTAATGATGTAATATTGCTTTTTATactaacatttacatttacactgtgTTATCCACATTTGTAGTGTGGCGTTTAAGCACCATTTTTACAGGTCTTACCTTCACGAAAAGTTCAATCTTCGGGCCCTCTGCCGCTTTTGCGTCCATCTCTCTGCCTTATAATGTCCCCCCGCCTCTGCTGGATCCACAAAATGGTTAAATTCTGTTACTGTCAATGCAAAGACAAGTCAGAGATTCTGTTAAAGTTCTGTGATTTAGAGTGAACATTACTGTGTAACTATGACAGTGATCTGCACACGCTCTCACACTTGAGTCTGGTAGTAAGATGTCATAGTGAAGCCTATACTCACACTGGTGGTCACAGTCAGCACAGGATGCAAAAATACTGCTTATCTTCCCTCCacctgtatttttttaattccagCGCttcgcctctctctctcctgcctgtcctctctgctcagcCTCTGCTTTTTGTTCGTGTCTAACCACACCTTTCAAGCTCAGAGAGGCACCCCTCCAACCTTACCAGTCAGACCAGCAAATCTGGATCTGTCTGTGTTCGCCCCTAtacactctctgtctgtctctctccaccaAGTCAGTTCGCGAGTATGTCACAGAGGCTGCCATACCACAGGGTGAAGTGAATTTCCTGTGGTGTCGAGTGTGTTTATGAAGTGAAGTGCAGATTGTTTTTAAGAGCTTAAACAGATGATATTACATAATGATCCactaaaagacaaataaaaataaagctaGTGAATATGCACAGCACACGACCACGTTTATTTCTTCACAGTACTTAACATAAGTTACTCTGCTGCCTCATGGTCACAGGCGAGTTCATCAGTGGCTAAAAACCAGAGAGGTTATACAATTGTGCAATAAAAATATTGGACAAAGGGCCAATAAGATCACACCACTGTCACATCCAGGAAACCTGAACGTGCTAAGTTTTGAAAGCTACATTGCATTTGCAAACGCCAGTCTCCTCAGGCTGTCTGCAGCATGGTGTGACCATTACAGGCCTTTCCTGCAGGGAACTGTAAAATATCTACTGGAGTAGCTCCTTTGGTCAGATTTCCTTTTCTATAGAAGGAAGCTAACATATGAAATGCACTGCCTACTGAACTCAACACGGAAGGCAATCAATCATGTtgtcagttgtgtgtgtgtacgtgtttgtgtgttgggggggggtgAGTGATTTTTGACAtaattgaaaaaatgttttttttgtcgtGCTGTGAGCTGCAAAGGCACTGGTACTGAAATAGAAAAAGTAACTACCCTTAGCCACTGAATCCTGGGTCTCCAAAGCAGATATGTACAATAACAAAATACTAAGAGATTGTACTGTGTTCTTACTTATGCTGCAAAGAAGAACATATTATTCCAGTGGATTAAAGAAAGAATGCGAACTGTTAAAGGCTGGTGCAGAGTGCCGTTTGATTTCATACTGTAAGAGTACCTTGCATGTAAATTACACTCAGAAACAGACTCATTCAGAAACCCTACCTGAAATACATAGAGCCTGGTGTTTTTGCCATCATGCTGCAAGGATGATCTACAATGTTCTTAATGAATATTATCACTGAAaccgctgttgttgttgtgtgtatgAACCTGAGctggtgttgtgtgtttttggtttgtttaacTTTGCTGTCTGTGCgtctttgtgcatgttttatgtctgtTATTTTGAAGGCTCTTCTAGGGACGGGCAACTGGAAATTAGCAGTACCTATAAATGCTGTGATGCATTTCACGTGCAGTTCACCGCATACACTGTAACTGTGCCTATCGAGTGAACATTCAAtaatattaaatgaaaataagcacTTTGTATCCTGTATAGCCAAATGTGTGCAGACACCTGAGCATTACAAATGTATGATTGCTGAACATTGCATTCAACTATGCTCCTATAAAGCCTCTTCTCTTCTGATTTCAGGTTTTATACGAGATGTCTGGAGCCTGGCTGCAGAGATGTTTTTCCCAAACCGCCTCAAGAGCATTATTGAGATTGGTCCTGATGTTGGACAATAAGACCAGTCGATGGAATCGAGGTCAGGCCCTGTGCAGGTTGGTCTTTTTCCCCCCAAACAAACTCTGAAAAGCGTTTCTTCATGGACATGGCTTCATGCATGGAGGAATTGTTGAAACAGGAATAGGCCTTCCTCACACTACTGACACAAAGTTAACATTTTATGATCAGTAAGATTTTCCTCAATTAAACAATGAAAGATTGTGCTAGAACAAAAGTATTTGTCCACATGCTTTTGGCCAGACAGTATATTATCATAGTGAGATCTGGGGAAATGATCTCACAGTGAGATCACATTTTGAAGTCTGTGGATAAAAGATTCACTGTCATTCATCGTCTCTTGTTGTTCCTCTGTTTGTTAGTTTTGTGTTAATCCAGCAGCCAACTTCCAGTTGTTTATCAGCATTCATGTCTGGCAGAAAGTGCTCTCATGCTGCAGGTATTCACTGAGGTTTCACTCAGGTTTCTGTGattggagagaggagggagaaacaccccctgacacacacacagcccaaaCAAGTTGACATAATAAGAAAGACGGTTGCTAGCAGAGAGGAGTGAGATAAAGGCGCCAAAGGGGAAAGCAGATCGGTGGAGAAATGTTCTTAAATCAGGCAGAGCAGTGTTGTTTCATAGGCGAGGACACAAGAGAGGCGATTCATATGGGTGTGATATTCAATCATCTATgactctctgctgtggaatccACAGATTGGTGTCATATATTGTACAAGGTTAATTAAAGTAATTTAGTCTTTATTCAGTACTGTTGTGTCTTCTGCTCTCAATGAACTCAAACATCCCTGTTAATACTGAAAGGAACAAAactaaatgtcttttttttcccccatgtTGTTGTTGGTAAAGCCGACAGCCATAAAGTCATAAACTGACTCTCTTCCGAGTGGTCCTGAATGCTGCACATGTAGCTGTCATTATCGCTATTGTTATTGTTGcctgtttgctgtttaatgtggaatcAGCTGATGTAGCTGACAACACAatatcactgagctgcaaagcaaagaCCAGCTCatgcaaagactcagttctgctcaagactgactgacccaaacctggaagaccaagtagcatcatcatcatcatcatcactaccatctcaCAGGGGAGCCAAGGCCAGCCTGATAAAACTGTTATAGGAAAGGAAGTGATGTGCACTGTGGTGCGCCATGCACCCTGGCAATATTTGATGGTGCCTCCTCGGGCTCTCCAAAATCACATGAATGCCTTCTTGAATGTTATGCTTGCTTGTTTCACACAGATTCTGTATTCTTCAGACAGTATAAACAGAAAGATTCCAGGGAAAATAGGAAAAATAATATTTGAATTTGAGTCTGCACTGGGTTAGATTAAGGTCTTGCCAGtatctgtcctctgcagctgtctgtagGATTGTATGACAGCCTTCTCTTATGCTTAATTACATTTCTACagccatctgaaggcagcaggaacGGTATGTCATTCTGTCTGGTTTGAGGAGTGGCGCGCATTTTCAAAGCAATGTGCAATTACGCACACATTATCCAGAGTGGATACTTAAAATCAATTATATGCCACCAGCACCAGGCTCCAGCAGAATTATATTTACTTCTTTGGTTGTGGACACACCAAACTGGTCTGCTGTAACATGAAGTTTATACAGTCATCACAGTGCATCTTCATCCATAAAGACCAGGGAGCAACTCCATCCTCaccccactgctcctcctccctcctccctccctctcttacTGATTTGCCATTAAGGGAATTctgcatcttttctttcttttctctgtgtttctctggtCTGTATCTACTCCCCCTATCTTCCCTGTTGACACccatgtcttcctctgtccacTCTGCTCTTGTCCTTTCAGCataaaatgtgctgtgtgtgtttctcttcatAACTCTGTGTTTGTAGTATGTCGGCTTGTACACTTAGATATTTTTTCCAGCCTTTGCTCCTAAAGAATGTAACCTCTGACAAATACAGAATATAAGTCCTGTATTCAAAATCCTACCTAAGTTAAAGTACACAAGTGTTATCAACAGAATGTATTTGAAGTATCAAAAGCAAAAACTTCTAACAAATCACAGACATCTAAAAGGCGAAAAAAGTAGTGTCTTATAGTGTGTGAATGTGCCTGAGATTTTGTGAAATGCATGTGAATCATCCGTAAATACAGCAATATCGCCACCTCCTGGTTAAGCACAGTCAATGCAATGCAAACAGACCACTGCTGCGTAAGCAAAGATGATCATGATCATGCACGGACAGAtatacatttaatttaaaacaaatgtacagGATGTTAACCTACATGTTGGTCTTACTGATATCTGGGATCAGTTAGTCAGCAAGTGGGCACCCCCCAAAATCTAATATGTTTAATGATAAAACATAtgtattgatttaaaaaaaaaaaaaaaaaaagtgttaacatttgattttctgtttagCTCTCTTGTCATTTGCTATCAAAGTTGTAAACATTCAACTCCATCTGAAGTTCTGCCGATTCAGTTTTACTCGGGTCAAACCGTTTGTGTtagaaatacaaagaaaagaCTGTGTTCGCAGTGTTTTGTCATGTGAAAACCACCTGCCCTGCCAAGCTATGAGCCAAAACAGTTAGAAAAATACACTTTCACAGATATCAGTGCAGACTCCCAACACATTATCCAGCCTCACCAGCAACAAATTACAATCGTCTACATCTGTACAACACTGCCCTCTCGTGGTCTTTTTTATACTAACAATTGCAAGCAATACTGGAAATTTGATATAAATTTTGAGATGCAGTTTAAGATTTGAGTGGGACATGATTTTGAAAGTAAATGCAGCAGACAATTTAGCCCCGTTTCTGTTCTGCCAAAAAGTGTCTCTGGTGATTGTTTGGGTGCTCAGATGACATGAAACTAACAAGAAACTACAGCTGCATGTTGACAGAATGAAAACATACGGTACATATTAGAATCGGGAAGAACATTGTTCAAGACAAATGATCCCATTATTAAACTTCATCAATGGAAGTGATGACTGTGATCGAATAAAAAAGGACAACATCGGTTTCCtttgtgtagaaaaaaaaagtgctaatAATGGAGCGAAGACCTCACGAGGATGCAGCTATgactcatgaggaggacatttcatttttagaaTGTTTTTGGTTTGCCACTTCCTGCTGAtgatgcattcatttctttaaCAAAGCTGTTGCTGCTACACTGATTGGCACCGACTAAGAAAGCAGATGTACAAGATGTAGATTTtgagctttttttcccctctgcaggCAGCACAACAGAGCTTTCTAGTCTAGTTTCTAGCTTTCTAGTCCTCATGTGATTAATATTGAGCCACATTTGCATGGTCAATAAATATT
It contains:
- the clic3 gene encoding chloride intracellular channel protein 3 is translated as MDAKAAEGPKIELFVKASGDAESVGNCPFCQRLFMILWLKGANFTLTTVDMKRAPDVLKALAPGSQPPFLIYNKDVKTDTNKIEEFLEENLAPPEYPKLCCRYKQSNGAGEDIFHKFSAYIKNPYPHLNDALEKKFLSTLVKLNMYLETPLPHELDQNPNATESSRRYLDGDTLTLADCNLLPKLNIVKVVCKRYRDFAIPTQLKGLTRYLDNAYKQDEFRYTCPNDSEILSAYESVAKYLNK